One part of the Alligator mississippiensis isolate rAllMis1 chromosome 3, rAllMis1, whole genome shotgun sequence genome encodes these proteins:
- the TRMT10B gene encoding tRNA methyltransferase 10 homolog B: MKHAELETEHSDFMAALDQDWECGAICPENGGHEEDVCESLSLLQIDTGWDSPKDLPVGCEMWVSRNVLRKQRHWERTVTAKKNKRKQERERRKAKHGEDKGSSEQHSKRVLKAITRERLLEAKERGPRLCIDLSMTGHMTRKEVSRLAAQIRRLYGSNKKAEKPFWICLTGFVPGSLVYDECFRMNDGFSNYLMDTTQESYLDLFPLETIVFLTPDSENVLEDVDSSKVYILGGLVDESIQKKLTLRKAQEHSLQTARLPIREYMVKNVNEKNYHSEILAINQVFDALSTYYETKSWPEALKTGVSLGKGYVLPDADK, from the exons GGCATGAGGAGGATGTCTGTGAAAGCTTAAGTCTCCTGCAGATCGACACTGGCTGGGACAGCCCAAAGGACCTTCCTGTGGGATGTGAGATGTGGGTCTCG AGGAATGTTCTAAGGAAACAGAGACACTGGGAAAGAACAGTTACAGCAAAGAAGAATAAGAGaaaacaggaaagagagagaagaaaagccaAACATGGTGAAGATAAAG GTTCATCTGAGCAGCACAGCAAGCGCGTTTTAAAGGCAATTACAAGGGAGCGGCTTTTGGAGGCCAAGGAGCGTGGGCCTCGGCTGTGTATAGACCTGAGTATGACTGGTCACATGACCAGGAAG GAAGTAAGTCGGCTTGCCGCTCAGATAAGGAGGCTGTACGGTTCCAACAAGAAAGCTGAAAAGCCATTTTGGATCTGCCTCACGGGGTTTGTGCCAGGCAGTCTGGTTTATGATGAGTGCTTCAGAATGAATGATGGATTCTCCAACTATCTG ATGGATACAACTCAGGAAAGTTACCTTGATCTATTTCCTTTAGAGACAATTGTTTTTCTTACTCCAGACTCTGAGAATG TCCTTGAGGATGTCGATTCAAGTAAAGTATACATCCTTGGGGGGCTAGTGGATGAAAGCATTCAGAAG AAGCTGACCTTGCGGAAGGCACAAGAACATTCTTTGCAGACAGCCCGGCTACCCATCCGAGAGTACATGGTGAAGAACGTTAATGAGAAGAACTATCATTCCGAGATATTAGCCATCAATCAGG TCTTTGATGCCTTATCAACCTACTATGAGACCAAAAGTTGGCCAGAAGCCTTGAAAACTGGAGTTTCTCTTGGAAAAGGTTATGTTCTTCCAGATGCTGATAAGTGA
- the FRMPD1 gene encoding FERM and PDZ domain-containing protein 1, translating to MEDLETNSFQSRKSCRIEQMVARWIRRSRDSASRGRTSVVDIPSDGINQLLTRVKLTVTIHKDLLLGHYGFEISPNLPLTITSVAAGSTADGKILPSDQILKINSEAVEGISIEKAADIIRESGDELLLTVLRCTSGGPKSSFLTEEKRARLKTNPVKVRFAEEVLVNGHSQGNSLLCMPNVLKVYLENGQTKAFKFESTTTVKDIILTLKEKLSIQSIEHFALVLEEQYNIAKLYLLHEDELIEQVVQRKESHDYRCLLRVCFIPKDPLDLLQEDPVAFEYLYLQSCSDVLQERFAVEMKCSVALRLAALHIQERIYACAQPQKVSLKYIAKDWGIENFISPTLLRNMRGKDIKKAISFHMKRNQILLDPRQKHVLSAVQVRLCYLQILGDLKMYGGKIFNATLMLQDRESYVALLVGAKYGISQIINNKLNIITTLAEFANISRLELTEESEKVSMVKIYLQDVKLLTLLLESNSAKDLACLIAGYYRLFVDSGVSIFRWGEDKQEQHRISAEEGYVSRACSDSEDSWELDSSAEHCSDAHLLKFSITDPPGEEEEQVKFCELEEDSTKPRPEGKGLCNGNDNLTDSASEASDSANTESRGCKTSGSSDSMDALEEDDLDACSVSRPEFFHFYTPTVQELSNQDKNFTLTGEEGTSQAEAEDFLCFLRIPQAPKPASEQQGENKTRASALECKLSESNVMEYYSLCTKISPTGNGERNFLNHNPGGGSVKDLLGEAGGKEGPCRAEHTAEVNDLILDPPPGFGDTSSEDEFYDAADRFTPTEAVAGFSTLPHESPDDSCFLKKSKCCHLGESWMSRQTTREKYRKEKELTYAKSLRKRRSFLQTDYTSQVSFPLAPSGSLNSTDCSGHCERTPNLSLLSRSPTVSSLNDAKEDSAVLETKTFAQLKPQREAKRKKHSSDLMEMEPETMETKSITDSVVSSISAIRLRSDQGGKESLESTSLSNSATNSLSPLHSAQVPDERSSASPSFQLEDKRDLPEEQARGTLANPDGYYNPFLKTEDDDVACAAQHDQPISECTLEPLKAQSEGNTDSEHHGQGLISSCTERAVPAVVCYRDKLSSGAAPSERDLPSTIELEEMGKELVSSTFDQRTTDFAHTAVSQPAEVLLQEEASKMVNEESSRKAEDKNHVGFSNATELLSDFEGAFGIITRFSLLSLGTRTDQTTPCQEASGQSGGMMESHPTALGQDLRSSDQGSANSVCAGIGIPSKETPLSSIWTASQKKCPPSETAGDLRVEGREPSNGVPHVDCSYEQPQASLTLPTEEATKQRKDCTSDLNPAVTPPSTIDNCEVSEDAEENIGSNPSFLCFNHERDRQAFPSGSTDTPLGFASIKDTHLPKTEVDKCSCQLSYVSCFRGLQSEVDNESVGSAHTISSGPLTRPPSAGSLSSVGQNPFRTTEDGHDADIKPKGSEDGEGLHSHAEALAQLRERAQKSPAKFSHLLDNTTKLQELVGKFSGNRMRHPQEKCAEQFSENKNALSLASQKLMSHCQEVLKMDPPSEELQRALQETFQDLLQLTATCFEFTNCGLCTKRHRELTVNLKDVVCSYREFIHAAQQLGEKNCHDLSAKLLAHQCTALTAAVFCLMQHFRALLLV from the exons GGTGGGCCCAAATCGTCATTCCTGACAGAAGAAAAGCGGGCAAGGCTCAAAACAAATCCCGTCAAAGTGCGTTTTGCTGAGGAGGTGCTGGTGAATGGACATTCGCAG GGGAATTCTCTTCTGTGCATGCCTAATGTACTCAAGGTGTACCTGGAAAATGGACAGACCAAGGCTTTCAAATTTGAGAGCACCACCACTGTGAAG GACATAATTCTCACCTTAAAAGAGAAGCTCTCCATCCAGAGCATCGAACACTTTGCTCTGGTCTTGGAAGAACAGTACAACATTGCTAAGCTCTATCTTCTACATGAAGATGAGCTCATCGAACAG GTGGTCCAGAGGAAGGAATCCCATGACTACCGGTGCCTCCTCCGTGTGTGCTTTATCCCAAAGGACCCACTAGACCTCCTGCAGGAGGATCCGGTTGCCTTCGAGTACCTCTATCTGCAG AGCTGCAGCGATGTGCTTCAAGAGAGGTTTGCTGTTGAGATGAAGTGCAGTGTAGCCCTGCGCCTGGCAGCCCTGCACATACAAGAGCGGATTTATGCTTGTGCTCAGCCCCAGAAAGTGTCCTTGAAATACATAGC GAAGGACTGGGGAATAGAAAACTTCATATCTCCAACTCTACTCCGCAACATGAGAGGCAAGGACATCAAGAAAGCCATTAGCTTTCACATGAAGAGGAACCAAATCTTGCTGGATccaagacaaaag CACGTCCTCTCGGCTGTACAGGTGCGTctgtgctacctgcaaatactTGGAGACCTGAAAATGTATGGCGGGAAAATCTTTAACGCCACATTAATG CTACAGGACAGAGAGTCATATGTTGCCTTGCTGGTGGGAGCCAAGTATGGAATCAGCCAGATTATTAATAATAAGCTCAACATCATAACAACCCTGGCAGAGTTTGCTAACATCAGCAGGCTAGAGCTTACTGAAGAATCGGAGAAAGTGAGCATGGTAAAAATCTACCTGCAGGATGTGAAG ctgctgaCTCTGTTGCTCGAGTCTAACAGTGCAAAAGATCTTGCCTGTCTCATTGCTGGCTACTACAGGCTGTTTGTGGATTCGGGTGTCTCCATATTCAGGTGGGGAGAGGATAAGCAGGAGCAACACCGCATCTCTGCTGAAGAAG GGTATGTGTCTAGGGCCTGCAGTGACTCTGAAGACTCCTGGGAATTGGATTCCTCTGCAGAGCATTGCTCAGATGCACACCTGCTGAAATTCAGCATCACTGACCCcccaggggaagaggaggaacagGTAAAGTTCTGTGAGCTGGAGGAGGACAGCACAAAGCCCAGGCCTGAAGGGAAGGGCCTGTGCAATGGGAATGACAACCTAACAGACAGTGCATCAGAGGCTTCAGACTCAGCCAATACCGAGAGCAGAGGATGCAAGACAAGTGGCTCAAGTGACTCCATGGATGCACTGGAAGAGGATGATTTGGATGCCTGCTCTGTCAGCAGACCAGAGTTCTTCCACTTCTACACACCCACCGTGCAGGAACTCAGTAACCAAGACAAGAACTTCACCCTCACTGGTGAGGAGGGAACtagccaggcagaggcagaggactTCCTTTGCTTCCTACGGATACCCCAGGCCCCCAAACCTGCATCTGAGCAACAAGGGGAGAACAAAACAAGAGCTTCTGCACTGGAGTGCAAACTATCGGAGAGCAATGTCATGGAGTATTACAGCCTGTGTACCAAAATCTCCCCCACTGGCAATGGGGAAAGGAACTTCCTGAACCACAATCCTGGAGGTGGCTCTGTGAAAGATCTGCTGGGTGAGGCGGGTGGAAAAGAGGGACCCTGCAGAGCAGAGCACACAGCAGAGGTGAACGATCTCATCCTGGACCCTCCCCCAGGCTTTGGGGACACCAGTTCAGAGGATGAGTTCTATGACGCTGCGGACAGGTTCACCCCAACAGAAGCTGTAGCAG GCTTCAGTACTCTACCCCATGAGAGTCCAGATGACTCCTGCTTCCTGAAGAAGTCAAAGTGTTGCCATCTGGGGGAGAGCTGGATGTCAAGACAGACAACCAgggaaaaatacagaaaagagAAGGAGCTGACATATGCCAAgagcctgaggaagagaagatCTTTCCTACAGACTGACTACACATCACAGGTCTCCTTCCCCTTGGCTCCATCTGGCTCCCTGAATAGCACTGACTGTTCAGGCCACTGCGAAAGGACACCCAACCTGTCACTCCTCTCTAGGTCTCCCACAGTGTCCTCTTTGAATGATGCCAAGGAGGACTCTGCTGTCTTGGAAACCAAGACCTTTGCCCAGCTGAAACCTCAGAGggaagccaaaagaaaaaaacattcatcTGACCTAATGGAAATGGAGCCTGAGACCATGGAAACCAAATCCATAACCGACTCAGTTGTTTCTTCCATTTCAGCCATCCGTCTCCGGAGTGaccagggagggaaggaaagttTGGAGTCCACCTCTTTGTCCAACTCTGCAACAAACAGCCTCAGCCCTCTTCACTCTGCACAGGTGCCTGATGAAAGGAGTTCAGCAAGTCCTTCCTTTCAGTTGGAAGACAAAAGAGACCTTCCTGAAGAACAAGCCAGAGGTACCCTGGCCAACCCTGATGGCTActataatccatttttaaaaacagaggaTGATGATGTAGCATGTGCAGCACAGCATGACCAGCCAATATCAGAGTGCACATTGGAGCCACTGAAAGCCCAGAGTGAAGGCAACACTGACTCTGAACATCATGGCCAAGGACTGATCAGCTCTTGCACTGAACGTGCAGTACCTGCAGTAGTATGCTACAGAGACAAACTATCCTCAGGTGCTGCCCCATCTGAACGAGATCTTCCTTCCACTATTGAGCTGGAAGAAATGGGCAAAGAGCTTGTATCATCTACCTTTGACCAAAGGACAACTGATTTTGCCCATACGGCAGTGAGCCAGCCTGCTGAAGTTTTACTTCAGGAGGAAGCCAGCAAGATGGTAAATGAAGAATCCTCAAGGAAAGCTGAAGATAAAAATCACGTAGGTTTCTCAAATGCCACTGAGCTGCTTTCAGACTTTGAGGGGGCCTTTGGGATAATAACTCGCTTCTCTTTGCTTTCATTGGGAACAAGGACAGACCAAACAACACCTTGTCAAGAAGCAAGTGGCCAGTCAGGTGGGATGATGGAAAGTCACCCCACAGCTCTGGGCCAAGACCTCCGAAGTAGCGATCAAGGTTCTGCTAACAGTGTGTGTGCAGGCATTGGCATCCCAAGCAAGGAAACACCTCTCTCCTCAATCTGGACAGCTTCCCAGAAAAAGTGCCCTCCATCAGAGACGGCTGGTGACCTGCGGGTGGAGGGGAGAGAACCCAGTAATGGGGTACCACATGTGGATTGTAGCTATGAACAGCCCCAGGCCAGTCTGACACTTCCCACAGAGGAGGCTACCAAGCAAAGAAAAGACTGCACCTCAGACTTAAACCCTGCAGTTACTCCTCCCTCAACCATAGACAACTGTGAGGTTTCAGAGGATGCAGAAGAAAACATTGGTTCAAATCCATCGTTCCTGTGTTTTAACCATGAGAGAGATAGACAAGCATTTCCAAGTGGCAGCACAGATACTCCTTTGGGTTTTGCCAGCATTAAGGACACCCACCTGCCAAAAACTGAGGTTGACAAGTGCAGCTGTCAGCTCTCCTATGTCAGCTGTTTCCGTGGGCTCCAAAGCGAAGTAGATAATGAGAGCGTTGGTTCTGCACATACCATTTCCTCAGGGCCTTTAACCAGACCAccctctgcaggaagcctgtcaTCTGTGGGCCAGAACCCTTTCAGGACCACAGAAGATGGTCACGATGCTGACATTAAACCCAAGGGAAGTGAAGATGGGGAGGGTCTGCATTCTCACGCTGAAGCTCTGGCTCAGTTGAGAGAGCGCGCACAAAAGTCACCAGCAAAGTTCTCACACTTACTGGACAACACCACAAAGCTCCAAGAGTTGGTTGGAAAGTTCTCAGGAAACAGAATGAGACATCCTCAAGAGAAATGTGCAGAACAGTTTTCTGAAAACAAGAATGCCCTTAGTTTAGCATCTCAAAAGCTGATGTCCCATTGCCAGGAAGTCTTAAAAATGGACCCGCCTTCTGAAGAGCTGCAAAGAGCATTGCAGGAGACTTTCCAAGATCTCCTCCAACTGACAGCTACGTGTTTTGAGTTCACAAACTGTGGGCTATGCACAAAAAGGCACAGAGAGCTGACAGTCAATCTGAAGGATGTGGTCTGCAGCTATCGGGAATTTATTCATGCTGCACAACAGCTGGGTGAAAAAAACTGCCATGATTTAAGTGCAAAGCTGCTGGCACACCAGTGCACAGCCCTCACAGCAGCTGTGttctgcctcatgcagcactTCAGGGCACTGCTATTAGTGTGA